A segment of the Anoplolepis gracilipes chromosome 14, ASM4749672v1, whole genome shotgun sequence genome:
TATTAAGGTGTGTTCTCTCGCGCCAACAAATGTCCGTCTCTCGTCTCTCACGCTCGCGCGTGAACGTCTCGTGAAAAGGATTTTTTAGCGGGAGAATCGTCGTGCGTGTCGCGGGGCTGCACGTCGTCGACGTGGGGGTGCACCGGTGCCCGGGTCCCGAGTTGGCCGGGACTGCTTGGTCGTTTCTCCTGGGATATTTTCTCGTCTGTGCACCGAGCTCCGAAAACGGACGATtcctcctcccccccctcACCCCGCGCGCGAATGACACATCTCGATGGAACGATCCAAAATCGTAAATCGTAAATATAATGGCCGTCGAATTGACCAAAATATAGATCCCGTAGAGAAATGTTTTGTTTTGTCGTAGAGGAACGTTTGACATTTTCCATCTGTGGGAGAAATCCATAATCTGTACGATGTCCCTCCGTCGTTAGTGTGCGTTACATCTTTGTCATCCGCTTTGCAGGAGGGTAATAAGAATGTCCGTGCCACCTCCGCCACCGCCTCCACAGGCCGGTGCTTCTGGCCCGCCAGTGGGAGACAACAGGAATTTACTGTTGCAGTCCATAAGGGCAGGTAAAAGTTTGAGGAAGACTGTTACCGTGGACAAGAGTGCGCCTGCTATTGCCGGTAAGTCTACTTACGAGGAGATTgagtagaataaaatatgttaattgttCAATGTAAAAGTacctcttttttataaataaataatttgtttcgcAGGAAAAGTTAAAGGCGAATCGACAAGTCCTTTGCAAAATAGTAATAGTAGGACTAATAACAGCAACTCTAACTTAGCAACAAGTAGTAGCAGTAATGGTGGACCTATGTCTCTGGGTGGTTTATTCGCGGGTGGTATGCCAAAATTAAAACCTACAGGACTAAGAGGGAACATGACCGAGAAAGAGggacaaaatgtaaataactCTAGCTTTCTTCATTCATCGCCTGGATCCTCTCACAGTATGAAACGCGGTCCACCTCCGGTCCCACCACCAGCCGCACAGAAACCGCAGTTATTCAGTCAGGTTGAGTATAAGAAACTTAATAACTGGCCAAATTTTGCTGTTGATCCGTCTCTCTGTAAAGTCGCTAATTTTAATCGCACAGCAGGGTCAAAGTACCACGGATTCCGCGACGAACAATTCAGACACTATTCCCAGAGGATTCACAAAATCGCCCGCTGTGCCTAAACCAATGCCGTCGCCTAGTCTGCAGAAACCGTCGCCGCCGCCTAAGAAGTTGAGTCTGGCAAGTAGCGTCACCAGCGTAGCGAGGGCGCAGAGCATGCGACTACCCCGCTCACCGCCGGTTTTGGTGACGACAACGCCATCCTCCTTGCACCAATCGCAGGATTGTCTTCATGAGACGGCCGTACCACATCCCATAGCGAGACCCGCGATAAATCGAGTTCTCAGGCCGCCTGTAACGAGACCACCGTCACCGCCAATTTCGCGGTCAGCGAATATCGTGCCCCCGACGAgaccgccgtcgccgccgccgccgacgACCTCGCGATCATCGAGTACCATGCCTGTCATGAGAGcggcgccgccgccgccgtcgagAGTGACGGTCACCGCGCCATGCataccgccaccgccaccgccgcttCCTCATCGTCCTGCTCCCACGCATCAAAGACTGGCACCGCCGCCACCACCGCCTCCGACCCCACCTACGAGAAGTCTGTCGGTGCGCAACGGCGGTCAAATAGCGGCGAGTTCCGTTGACCTAGAGGTGCGATTCGCCGAGATGTTTCACACCACATCTAACTTACCACCTCCGGAACCGTTCAAAGGCTTTGTCAAAGTCTACAGTAGCAGGAACGGTAAGACCAATTGACGAGAGAAAATCTGATCTTTCATTCTTATCGTAGAATGTAATTACACCTGATATGTGTgtaataatgcatataataataaaaagagatatatgcTTTTTGGGTGCTAGATTTAGATACAATGCTTCGCACAATGCTGCATATCTGAACACATCCTAGCAAATATGTTGCACGTTACAATTTTCTAGCATGCTCTCTTAtacaatgcatatatatattattaatacacattGGTAATTACAGAcggttattatttatacacaataCATTAACATGAGACACTTTTTTCTGATGTTTCAAGGTTTTTCAaggtttttttcaaaatactaaCTTCTGCCGACACTGCTTCTTTATGCATTTTGTTCCAGCAAAGACACAACAAGCATGTATGACACTAACATATTTcacattgattatataatatagcaaTATCTAAATCAAGCTGCATGCTATACTCTgctgtattttaataaatatatatttatagactgTATAAACTTATCATTGTTCTATTGTcgtgaaaaaggaaaaataatcgTAGTGTTTCAAAAATTGCAGCAGCAAAGCAACAAGCTCCAGCTCCACCTCTTCAATCGTCTTCTACCCCCAGTACACTGCATTCATTAAATACTTCATCTGGGAGTAAACAGTGGCAACATAATGCGACTTCTTTGGCATATTGAAAATACCATTTGTGTATACTTAAATCATTGCTTTACGCACtgattattgtttaaaaacttGTCGACACTGTCAcacaataaaatgttaaattaagtGTGTATGGAAAGAATGAATCAGTAAAGAGTTTGAGAGAgtgaaattttgaatttgcGAGCccagttatataataaaaaattttagacaatattttctgtacaGTTTATCTTAGGgaaatctatttaatatagattatacttatatatatatatatatatatatatatatatatatatatatatatatatatatatataaagaatgttAGAGAAAGACTAGGTCTGTTATTATCTAACAGAAAtctaaaagagattaaaacaAAAGGCACATTTACTctcattttaaaaacatattcatatataacatttaactTTCTCAATCACATACTACATGTGtattatacttttcttatatttctatataaaaaatattacaacagaTATATCAccaaaatctttaattaacaaCATTGTATCGGTATCAATGTATGATGATTTGTCACTTCTTTATGTTactaatttaaacattatacaCAAAAGCCAAAATAGAaagttgtaatttatttttcaatactaATAAACAATtgcaaagtaaaatttgtTGAGTTAAcgataattgtattaatatgttatatgattAAACAAATGCAATCTTTACGTTCAAAATAGtaagtgataaatatatattcaatgaaaTGTAAAGCAGTATTTATCtaacaatatcttttattattttcttgtaatatttagaataatatttagtgTGAGAATGTtcaaatttagattaatttagaaaaattaatataatgcgcttgttaataaatttaaaatttaaaaaaagaaatgcagtctgtaattatgaaaaaggaaaaacagatatttttgtttaatagacgaataaattatacatgtacataatcAATGATTACTATGCTTAAtctgtttcataaaaaaagcatctaagaaataaataagacaCTTTAACGATGAAACATGTTTGGaaagaaagtaaatattacaataaaatagacAGTAGTCGCAAgctgattttaattaaaacagcgATATTTCTCTAAAGTTTACACAATGATGTACTCTGTGTAAGATAACGCAAGATTA
Coding sequences within it:
- the LOC140672891 gene encoding uncharacterized protein isoform X2, producing MTHLDGTIQNRKSRVIRMSVPPPPPPPQAGASGPPVGDNRNLLLQSIRAGKSLRKTVTVDKSAPAIAGKVKGESTSPLQNSNSRTNNSNSNLATSSSSNGGPMSLGGLFAGGMPKLKPTGLRGNMTEKEGQNVNNSSFLHSSPGSSHSMKRGPPPVPPPAAQKPQLFSQGQSTTDSATNNSDTIPRGFTKSPAVPKPMPSPSLQKPSPPPKKLSLASSVTSVARAQSMRLPRSPPVLVTTTPSSLHQSQDCLHETAVPHPIARPAINRVLRPPVTRPPSPPISRSANIVPPTRPPSPPPPTTSRSSSTMPVMRAAPPPPSRVTVTAPCIPPPPPPLPHRPAPTHQRLAPPPPPPPTPPTRSLSVRNGGQIAASSVDLEVRFAEMFHTTSNLPPPEPFKGFVKVYSSRNAAKQQAPAPPLQSSSTPSTLHSLNTSSGSKQWQHNATSLAY
- the LOC140672891 gene encoding uncharacterized protein isoform X1, yielding MTHLDGTIQNRKSRVIRMSVPPPPPPPQAGASGPPVGDNRNLLLQSIRAGKSLRKTVTVDKSAPAIAGKVKGESTSPLQNSNSRTNNSNSNLATSSSSNGGPMSLGGLFAGGMPKLKPTGLRGNMTEKEGQNVNNSSFLHSSPGSSHSMKRGPPPVPPPAAQKPQLFSQQGQSTTDSATNNSDTIPRGFTKSPAVPKPMPSPSLQKPSPPPKKLSLASSVTSVARAQSMRLPRSPPVLVTTTPSSLHQSQDCLHETAVPHPIARPAINRVLRPPVTRPPSPPISRSANIVPPTRPPSPPPPTTSRSSSTMPVMRAAPPPPSRVTVTAPCIPPPPPPLPHRPAPTHQRLAPPPPPPPTPPTRSLSVRNGGQIAASSVDLEVRFAEMFHTTSNLPPPEPFKGFVKVYSSRNAAKQQAPAPPLQSSSTPSTLHSLNTSSGSKQWQHNATSLAY
- the LOC140672891 gene encoding uncharacterized protein isoform X3; amino-acid sequence: MSVPPPPPPPQAGASGPPVGDNRNLLLQSIRAGKSLRKTVTVDKSAPAIAGKVKGESTSPLQNSNSRTNNSNSNLATSSSSNGGPMSLGGLFAGGMPKLKPTGLRGNMTEKEGQNVNNSSFLHSSPGSSHSMKRGPPPVPPPAAQKPQLFSQQGQSTTDSATNNSDTIPRGFTKSPAVPKPMPSPSLQKPSPPPKKLSLASSVTSVARAQSMRLPRSPPVLVTTTPSSLHQSQDCLHETAVPHPIARPAINRVLRPPVTRPPSPPISRSANIVPPTRPPSPPPPTTSRSSSTMPVMRAAPPPPSRVTVTAPCIPPPPPPLPHRPAPTHQRLAPPPPPPPTPPTRSLSVRNGGQIAASSVDLEVRFAEMFHTTSNLPPPEPFKGFVKVYSSRNAAKQQAPAPPLQSSSTPSTLHSLNTSSGSKQWQHNATSLAY